In Sphaeramia orbicularis chromosome 5, fSphaOr1.1, whole genome shotgun sequence, a genomic segment contains:
- the lrrn1 gene encoding leucine-rich repeat neuronal protein 1, whose protein sequence is MARRRLDRCVVGHLFYGLVLVSTGLCFAQSNECPQLCVCEIRPWFTPQSTYREAITVDCNDLRLTRIPGNLSSDTQVLLLQSNYIARTSEELEQLFNLTELDLSQNNFSSIRDVGLTNMSQLTTLHLEENQITVMPDYCLQDLSNLQELYINHNQINTISANAFSGLHNLLRLHLNSNKLNTINSQWFDSTPNLEILMIGENPVVGIMDFNFKPLGNLRSLVLAGMDLTDIPGNAFVGLDNLESLSFYDNKLVRVPQRALQKLPNLKFLDLNKNPVHKIQEGDFKNMLRLKELGINNMVELVSIDRFALDNLPELTKLEATNNPKFSFINRQAFRDVPALESLMLNNNALNSLYQSTVDALPNLREISIHSNPLRCDCVIQWMDSNKTTVRFMEPFSMFCAMPAELRGMHVREVLQKDLVNQCLPMISHDTFPSHLNLDIGMTVDLDCRAMSQPEPEIYWVTPMGNRVIVEMLSDKYRLNSEGTLRISDIQVEDSGRYTCVARNSEGADTRVIAIRVNGTLLDSTQLMKIYVKQTESHSILVSWKVNSNVMTSNLKWSSATMKIDNPHITYTARVPVDVHEYNLTHLQPATEYEVCLTVSSIRQQTQKSCVNVTTKQATFAVEISDQGTNTALAAVMGTMFAIISLASLGVYIAKRWKRKNYHHSLKKYMQKTSSIPLNELYPPLINLWEADSEKEKEGSSETKPGQVDTTRSYYMW, encoded by the coding sequence ATGGCTAGACGGAGGTTAGACCGCTGTGTTGTGGGCCACTTATTCTACGGCCTGGTTCTGGTTTCAACTGGACTATGCTTTGCGCAGAGCAACGAGTGTCCCCAGCTTTGTGTATGTGAGATCAGGCCCTGGTTCACCCCTCAGTCCACCTACCGAGAAGCCATCACCGTGGACTGCAATGACCTGCGCCTGACACGCATCCCGGGGAACCTGTCCAGCGATACTCAGGTTCTCCTCCTACAGAGCAACTACATCGCCAGGACCAGCGAGGAACTGGAGCAGCTTTTCAACCTGACCGAGCTGGACCTGTCCCAGAACAACTTCAGTAGCATCCGTGATGTTGGTCTTACCAATATGTCCCAGCTCACCACCCTTCACCTGGAGGAGAACCAGATCACTGTAATGCCCGACTACTGTCTGCAGGACCTCAGCAACCTGCAGGAGCTCTACATCAACCACAATCAGATCAATACAATCTCCGCCAATGCCTTCTCTGGGCTCCATAACCTGCTCAGGCTTCATCTCAACTCCAACAAGCTCAACACCATTAACAGTCAGTGGTTCGACTCTACACCCAATCTAGAGATTCTCATGATCGGGGAGAACCCAGTTGTTGGAATAATGGACTTTAACTTCAAGCCACTGGGAAATCTTAGAAGCCTTGTTTTGGCTGGGATGGATCTAACAGACATCCCAGGAAATGCCTTTGTGGGGCTTGACAATCTCGAGAGCCTTTCTTTCTATGACAACAAGCTGGTCAGAGTTCCTCAGAGAGCCCTCCAGAAGCTACCAAACCTCAAGTTCTTGGACTTGAACAAAAACCCCGTGCACAAGATTCAGGAAGGAGATTTCAAGAATATGCTGAGATTAAAAGAGCTGGGTATAAACAACATGGTGGAGCTGGTTTCTATTGATCGGTTTGCATTGGACAACCTTCCTGAACTCACCAAACTGGAGGCTACAAACAATCCAAAGTTCTCCTTCATCAACCGTCAGGCCTTTCGTGATGTTCCGGCCTTGGAGAGTCTAATGCTCAACAATAACGCCCTGAACTCCCTCTACCAGTCCACGGTAGATGCTCTCCCAAACCTGCGTGAGATCAGCATCCACAGCAACCCCCTTCGCTGCGACTGCGTCATCCAGTGGATGGACTCCAACAAAACCACCGTTCGCTTCATGGAGCCTTTTTCCATGTTTTGTGCCATGCCAGCAGAGCTCAGGGGGATGCACGTCCGGGAGGTGCTACAAAAAGACTTGGTGAACCAGTGCTTGCCGATGATTTCACATGATACCTTCCCCAGCCACCTGAACCTGGACATTGGCATGACTGTAGACCTGGACTGCAGAGCTATGTCTCAACCTGAACCTGAGATCTACTGGGTGACACCGATGGGGAACAGAGTGATAGTGGAAATGCTGTCTGATAAGTACAGACTCAACAGTGAAGGCACATTGAGGATCTCCGACATCCAAGTGGAAGACTCTGGCAGATACACTTGTGTGGCTCGAAATTCAGAAGGAGCCGACACTAGAGTAATAGCCATAAGGGTGAACGGCACTCTGTTGGACAGCACTCAGCTCATGAAGATCTACGTAAAACAGACTGAGTCGCACTCCATCCTCGTTTCCTGGAAGGTGAACTCAAACGTAATGACCTCTAACCTCAAGTGGTCGTCTGCCACTATGAAAATAGACAACCCACACATTACGTACACTGCCCGGGTACCTGTGGACGTCCACGAGTACAACCTCACGCACCTTCAACCAGCTACCGAGTACGAGGTTTGCCTCACCGTCTCCAGCATTCGCCAGCAAACGCAGAAGTCGTGTGTTAACGTGACGACGAAGCAGGCGACCTTCGCTGTGGAAATATCCGACCAGGGGACGAACACTGCTCTGGCAGCCGTCATGGGGACGATGTTTGCCATCATCAGCCTGGCTTCTCTTGGAGTATACATTGCTAAGAGGTGGAAGAGGAAAAACTACCATCATTCCTTGAAAAAGTACATGCAGAAAACCTCGTCAATACCGCTGAATGAGTTGTACCCTCCACTTATCAACTTGTGGGAGGCAGACAgtgagaaggagaaggagggttCGTCAGAGACCAAACCCGGCCAGGTGGACACCACACGGAGCTATTACATGTGGTGA